GCTTGATTTGCTCGGCCTCAGAGACGAAGTTGCTAAGGCGCTTGTCTTCAACATGTCGCTTGAGGCGTATCTAGAGGGACTGAAGAGGCTGAGAAAGGTACAGGAAAGCGGGGAATATGTAGACGAGGAGGAGCTGTATCCCGACCTTTTTAAATAGGATTTAATGAGCTTTGACTCTTTTCACGCATTTATAGACACCAACGCCCTCGTCAAAGTTGTCTACGCAGTGACGCTACACCGCAGACTGGCTAGGCCTAAGCCGAGGATTTTAGGATATCTAGAAACCCGGAAGCTAGTCTTCTACACAGACGAGGCGGTACTGCGTGAACTGAGCCATGTCGCTCTCCCCAAGTTGCTTAGTAGCGTCGATCGTGAAAAGCACGGGTGGTCGAACGTCGACATCAACTTGATGAGGGAGTATTGCATTTCCGAGCTAAGCTATATGATAAACAGTAGATATGTAAGAGTTGTTGAAGATGAGGAAAGCCTTAAGAGGCGCGGTATGCGAGAGGTTGCCGTTTGTTTCAGAGGGGATGTCATGGACAGAGTAGTAGGGGGCATCTCTGAGGAGGATATCGACATAGTCAACTCACTCCTGTACGCCTACGACATAATTGCCACGGCGCTGAGAGGCAGGGCTGGGATGATAAAGGGCACATTGCTATTCATCACAGACGATAAAGATTTGCGAAACGCTGTCGAGAACAGTCTTGCATGCGAGGCATGCGCCTGTGGCGGAAAGATAGTCGCCGTGAGCTACGTCGAGTTTAAACAGAAGCTAAGACAATTAATAACAAGCGGCCAGTGACATGATTGGTTGGCCCCTAAGCCCAGTAGCAGGTGAGGAGATAAAAGCTAGGGCGTGTATATAGTCGGTGAGCTGGTGGAGAGATGTGGTTAAGGGCTGTGAGAAGGCTAGGAGGGAGTACGAGGAGTACTCCAAGAGGCCGGACGCGGATCCCCATGTGCTGGAGACGCTGAGGAGGAGGGTGGAGTGGTGTCGGAGGTATGTGGGGGTGGCGTGAGGGGGCTACAGCACGGCGAATGTCCCCACTACGACGCGGCCGCCCTTGACGAGCCTCGCCGCGTTTTTCAGCGTGTTGTACAGCGAGAGGGCGGCGGCGTAGCTCGTCGTGCCCTCCGCCTTGTTCTCCGCGCGTATCTGGACGCGGCCCCACTGGTGCTCCACCTCGTGTATGATGTAGCCGGGGGGCGCGTCTCTCCTCAGCTCTACCCAAACCTCGCCGGCGCCGGCTAGCTTATACGTCATGGAGGTGTTGAGGCTCTGGGGGTACCTCCAATACAGCTCCTCAGCGGGGCCGCTGTCCTCGCCAGCCGCCGCGGCTTTACGCACCACGTGCCTCACCCTCCCCCCGGTGGACGCCGCGACGTCCACGCCCCCCGCGCCGCCGGACATGGCAAATACATAGCCGGTGCCGCACCTCGGGAGTTTAGAAAGGGCGCCGGTGGAGGCCACCACCAGGTGCCTCCCCGCCTCCAGCACCCTGCACGCATATTCAAGCACCGCCTGGGCGCTCGCGGCCTCCACCACAATCTCCACAGCCCTAACCAGCTCGTCCACATCCCCGACGCACCTAACGCCGTGCGTCCTCTCAGCCTCTCTACACCTCTCCCTATCCACGTCGTAAACCGCCACCTCCACCACCTCGCACTCAACGCCGCCGAGGTTCGACAGCTCCCTCAGCTCAAACGCCGCCAGCCTCGCGTCGACGCCCGGAGGCGAGACCCCCACCACGACCCGGTCCACCTCCCGCAGAGCCCTCAACACATCCCTATCCCTGCCGTACACCGCGTACACCTCGGCGTCGCCCCTAACCCGAATCCCAAACCTCTCCAGCCACTCCCTCAAGACGGGGCTCTCGGTGTAGGCCTCCGAGAAGCACATACCCCAACAACCCCGCCCCCTATATGTGCCACAGACAGCGGCAAAACCACAATTTTAACAATTACCCCCGCTCCATTTGCATCTAGATGTGGACTGCGGTCGTAAACACGACGTTGACAAAAACGCCGTGCCAAGGCACCCGCCGCGCCACGAGTTTGAAAGGGAGGCCGCGATTCAAGACGAGCCAGATGCCAAACAGACGGCGAGCTGAAGCCGGCAGAATCGGGGTAATGAGCTACGGCGTAGAGACCTCCCAGCCGCGCCCAGTCGCAAGGTCCACGCCATAGACTACGGGAGTCAGAAGCTTTTGACGTAGGTAAGACAAACCGTCAGAGTTTTACAGCTCGGCGAAGCGTCTTTCACCCCCTCACCGACAAATGCGCGGCATCTGGGACGGAGGCACTTGCGCCGGAAGTCGCCTACGTCAACTCCACCAGCGGCAACCGGGGAGACCAGGAGGGGGCCCGCCGAGTTGTTTACAAAGACGCGGATTCCTACATCCAGAGGGGCATCCTCGAGATGAACAAGACACAGACGCTATGCACAACGAGTATCGGGAGGCCGACTGGAGACGCCCCGGCGGCTGTTGCCAAACGCCGAGGTAGCTCATCGTTAAGTCATGTGCCGGGGGCGAAGGGCGCCGTCTAGACGCCGGCGCGCGCCACGCCGTCTCTCACCTCCACAACCTTGTTGGCAAACTCGCCGGGGGTCGGCCTGTGGGAAATCACCACCACAGCCTCCGCCACTCGCCTCGCCGCCCCCAGCACAGCCCTCTCCCTCTCCACGTCAAGGCCGGAGGTGACCTCGTCCAGCACGAGGACGCGTGGCCGCCTCAGAAACGCCCTAGCTAGCAGTACCCTCTGTCTCTGGCCTTCGGAGAGCTCGGAGCCTCCCTCGCCGCATTTTTTGTCCAGCGGGAAGTCTATCTGGGCGAGCTCGGCGGCTCTCCTCACCTCCTCCTCCGGGAAGTCCTCCCAAAGCGTGATGTTATCCCACACAGAGGCGTCGAAGATATAGTCGTCGTTGCCGACGTAGATACAGCCCTCCGCGGCCTTCGCGTACCCCGCCGTGGGCTTTACGAGGCCGCATATCGCCTTCCCAAGGGTTGATTTGCCCGCCCCCGAGGGCCCCCTTATCCACACAAAGTCGCCGGGCCCCACCTCCAGCTCCTCCACACGGAGCGCCCACCTGTCGCCGTAGGACAGCACGGCCCCCTTAAATACGGCGCGCGGCGCCTTCTCCACTTCCTCCACACGCCTCTCCAGCAACGGCGCAACGCGTTGGTAGGAAGCCAGCAACATATAGTACGAGCCGACGGTGCTGGTCAAGTGGGCAACCGGCTCAAACAAGTTAAGCAACAAGCCGCGGATAGCCACGGCGTCGCCAATGGTGCCGACGCCCTGCGCCGCCGACAAGACAGCGAGAACAAAGACGAGATTCGGGCCTAAGACGCCGGGTAGCTCCGCCAGAAACATCAAGCCGCGGCTGTAGTATGTGAAGCGCTTAAACACGCCGAAGTAGCCAGCCGCC
The sequence above is drawn from the Pyrobaculum ferrireducens genome and encodes:
- a CDS encoding ABC transporter ATP-binding protein, coding for MSMRHILFKLLNLNIYYLKRFPSYGYSFYIVYILWVLNMIFVNYILGLLINSATALDFVTVVFYSILFVGLIFSVNTLNFLSEYLSDLYKKSIELDIVERIARSNISNAGQNRGEVISRISADVENAVGAIVAPMWLIFVVGRIAATFLAAYFLMPGVVLLILPFVIIYGVVVYKIGPRLAQARSAERGEYVNWFKRLKEVIEAGPSLFRIGLLDVPRVYKSAAAGYFGVFKRFTYYSRGLMFLAELPGVLGPNLVFVLAVLSAAQGVGTIGDAVAIRGLLLNLFEPVAHLTSTVGSYYMLLASYQRVAPLLERRVEEVEKAPRAVFKGAVLSYGDRWALRVEELEVGPGDFVWIRGPSGAGKSTLGKAICGLVKPTAGYAKAAEGCIYVGNDDYIFDASVWDNITLWEDFPEEEVRRAAELAQIDFPLDKKCGEGGSELSEGQRQRVLLARAFLRRPRVLVLDEVTSGLDVERERAVLGAARRVAEAVVVISHRPTPGEFANKVVEVRDGVARAGV
- a CDS encoding DUF108 domain-containing protein, with product MCFSEAYTESPVLREWLERFGIRVRGDAEVYAVYGRDRDVLRALREVDRVVVGVSPPGVDARLAAFELRELSNLGGVECEVVEVAVYDVDRERCREAERTHGVRCVGDVDELVRAVEIVVEAASAQAVLEYACRVLEAGRHLVVASTGALSKLPRCGTGYVFAMSGGAGGVDVAASTGGRVRHVVRKAAAAGEDSGPAEELYWRYPQSLNTSMTYKLAGAGEVWVELRRDAPPGYIIHEVEHQWGRVQIRAENKAEGTTSYAAALSLYNTLKNAARLVKGGRVVVGTFAVL